One Brassica napus cultivar Da-Ae chromosome A5, Da-Ae, whole genome shotgun sequence DNA window includes the following coding sequences:
- the LOC106390163 gene encoding formin-like protein 2 has product MSRIPSLLRFATILFLFSSSSSSADQRLHSRHLLHQPFFPIPTAAPPPYQPPPPSSEPPSPSPRSHHHHKNHPETPPPHEKHPFSSASNPPPPPPPPPSPPHPNTFFPSSDPSSPTSHPPPSPSPPHRAPVPTFPANISSLVFPTHNKPHNSNPHVAKLLAITIAVVSAAILLSLLAVATIFLRRHRRRASPAKSTKTDARHLFNAAPSDVPLKHKQPPKYASSNTSSEFLYLGTLVNSGLVDQQKSPGSVAGVLDLPPAQGSSSSTPSYSQYQKLGSPELRPLPPLPKLPVYTPNYRSTELLNPKGQDFDGDDNENDEFYSPRGSPVRKQSPPRVNNSGSQGTSLKPPKSSLSPRLSLNSSNGSVSKKPVPTRPPPPPPPQIHVLPATNSVSEEKDETFKPKLKPLHWDKVRASSSRVTVWDQIKSNSFQVNEEMIETLFRANDPTSRTKESVTTDVVQSTSHQFLDPRKSHNIAILLRALNVTADEVCEALVEGNSDALGSELLQCLLKMAPTKEEEDKLKELKEDDDESSPSKTGPAERFLRQLLNIPLAFKRINAMLYIVNFESETEYLKRSFHTLEAACGELRNTRMFLKLLEAVLKTGNRMNIGTNRGDAHAFKLDTLLKLVDIKGADGKTTLLHFVVQEIIKSEGARVSTTPTQSPVGVNMAEQSAFQDDLELKKLGLQVVSGLSSQLTNVKKAAAMDSTSLSDEAAELSKGITKVKEVIMELKQETGVERFLDSMNSFLNKAEKEITEVQSHGDNVLKMVKEVTEYFHGNSESHPSRIFTVVRDFLTVLDQVCKEVGRVNERTVYGSVPRASTSNQVVTPLFPVANNDNNSEKSHSGSLDQEEDEDLF; this is encoded by the exons ATGTCTAGAATACCCTCCCTCCTCCGTTTTGCTACCATCTTGTtcctcttctcttcctcctcctcttccgccGATCAACGTCTCCACTCTCGCCACTTACTCCACCAACCCTTCTTCCCAATCCCCACCGCCGCTCCACCGCCGTATCAACCACCACCACCCTCCTCCGAACCCCCCTCGCCTTCCCCACgctcccaccaccaccacaagaACCATCCAGAGACGCCTCCACCTCACGAGAAACACCCTTTCTCCTCAGCCTCAAACcctccacctccacctcctcctccgccaTCTCCGCCCCATCCAAACACATTCTTCCCATCTTCCGACCCATCCTCACCCACCTCTCACCCCCCACCATCCCCATCTCCTCCACACCGAGCTCCAGTCCCCACTTTCCCCGCCAACATCTCCTCCCTCGTCTTCCCAACCCACAACAAACCTCACAACAGCAACCCTCACGTAGCCAAACTCCTCGCCATAACCATCGCCGTCGTCTCCGCCGCCATcctcctctctctcctcgccgtcgcCACCATCTTCCTCCGCCGCCACCGCCGCCGCGCCTCCCCCGCCAAATCCACAAAAACAGACGCTCGCCACCTCTTCAACGCCGCTCCCTCCGACGTCCCTTTGAAACACAAACAGCCGCCGAAGTACGCTTCCTCCAACACCTCCTCGGAGTTTCTCTACTTGGGCACTCTGGTTAACTCCGGTTTAGTAGACCAGCAGAAGTCTCCCGGAAGCGTCGCCGGCGTCTTGGACTTACCACCAGCTCAGGGCTCTTCCTCCTCTACTCCCTCTTACTCGCAGTACCAGAAGCTAGGCTCCCCGGAGCTCCGTCCTCTCCCTCCTCTGCCCAAGCTTCCGGTTTACACTCCTAACTACAGAAGCACCGAGCTGTTGAACCCTAAAGGACAAGACTTTGACGGAGACGACAACGAAAACGACGAGTTTTACTCTCCGAGAGGTTCTCCGGTTCGTAAGCAGAGCCCGCCACGTGTCAATAACTCGGGCTCTCAGGGAACAAGTTTGAAACCTCCCAAGTCTTCTCTTAGTCCTCGTCTCTCGCTGAACAGCTCAAACGGCAGCGTTTCGAAGAAACCCGTTCCGACAAGACCGCCACCTCCCCCTCCGCCGCAGATTCATGTGCTTCCGGCTACCAACTCTGTTTCGGAGGAGAAAGATGAGACCTTTAAACCAAAGTTGAAGCCTTTACACTGGGACAAAGTTAGAGCAAGCTCGAGCCGTGTTACTGTGTGGGACCAAATCAAGTCAAACTCTTTCCA agTGAATGAAGAAATGATAGAGACATTGTTCAGAGCTAATGATCCAACTTCAAGAACAAAAGAGTCTGTTACTACAGATGTTGTTCAATCTACGAGTCACCAGTTTCTTGATCCAAGAAAGTCACACAACATTGCTATTTTGCTTAGAGCTCTTAATGTAACTGCTGATGAAGTGTGTGAAGCTCTTGTAGAAG GTAACTCGGATGCGCTTGGATCCGAGCTACTCCAATGCCTGCTTAAGATGGCACCTaccaaagaagaggaagacaagCTCAAGGAGCTtaaagaggatgatgatgagtCATCTCCTTCCAAAACTGGACCTGCAGAGAGATTCCTTAGACAATTGCTCAACATTCCTTTGGCTTTCAAGAGGATCAACGCAATGCTTTACATTGTCAACTTCGAATCAGAAACCGAGTACCTTAAAAGATCCTTCCACACCCTCGAG GCTGCTTGTGGTGAGTTGAGGAACACTAGGATGTTTTTGAAGCTTCTAGAAGCGGTTCTCAAGACCGGGAACCGGATGAATATAGGGACTAACAGAGGAGACGCGCACGCTTTCAAGCTTGACACACTCTTGAAGCTGGTGGATATCAAAGGAGCAGATGGGAAGACAACCTTGCTGCACTTTGTGGttcaagagattataaaatcAGAAGGTGCTCGCGTCTCCACTACTCCAACTCAAAGCCCTGTAGGCGTCAACATGGCCGAGCAATCAGCGTTCCAAGACGACCTAGAGCTGAAGAAACTTGGGTTGCAAGTTGTCTCAGGTCTCAGCTCTCAGTTAACAAACGTCAAGAAAGCAGCTGCGATGGACTCAACTTCCCTCAGCGACGAAGCAGCTGAACTCTCCAAGGGGATAACGAAAGTTAAGGAAGTAATCATGGAGCTGAAGCAAGAGACAGGTGTAGAGAGGTTCTTGGACTCGATGAACTCGTTCTTGAACAAAGCTGAGAAGGAGATCACAGAGGTACAGTCACATGGAGACAATGTCTTGAAGATGGTTAAAGAAGTGACAGAGTACTTCCACGGGAACTCGGAGTCTCATCCTTCTCGCATTTTCACCGTGGTCAGAGACTTTCTGACGGTTCTTGATCAAGTGTGTAAAGAAGTCGGTCGTGTAAACGAGAGAACAGTGTACGGTTCCGTGCCACGAGCTTCAACTTCGAACCAGGTCGTCACGCCGCTTTTCCCAGTGGCTAACAATGACAACAACTCAGAGAAGAGTCACTCGGGTTCTCTAGACcaagaggaagatgaagacTTGTTCTAA
- the LOC106394663 gene encoding UDP-glycosyltransferase 74F2: MEMEMKRGHVLAVPYPTQGHITPIRQFCKRLTSKGLKTTLTLTTFIFNSIKPDPSGPISIATISDGYDLHGFDSSASIDDYLQDFKTFGSKTIGDIIRKHHTSDSPITCIVYDAFMPWALDVAREFGLAASVFFTQSCAVNYVYYLSYVNHGSLKLPIQELPFLELQDLPSFFSVSGSYPAYFEMVLQQFTNFEKADFVLVNTFQELDLHEKELLSKVCPVLTIGPSVPSMYLDQRIKSDTDYDLNLFDSKDSSFCTSWLDTRPQGSVVYVAFGSMAKLNSVQMEELASAISNFSFLWVVRESEEATMPSGFLETVDKDKSLVLKWSPQLEVLSNKAIGCFLTHCGWNSTMEALTFGVPMVAMPQWTDQPMNAKYIQDVWKAGVRVKMDEESGIVKREEIDFSIKEVMEGEKSKEMKENAKKWRDLAVKSLSEGGSTDVNIDTFVTKALSK, encoded by the exons atggagatggagatgaaGAGAGGACATGTACTAGCAGTTCCATATCCAACTCAAGGACACATCACACCAATCCGCCAATTCTGCAAACGACTCACCTCCAAAGGTCTCAAAACCACTCTCACTCTCACCACTTTCATTTTCAACTCCATCAAACCCGACCCATCTGGTCCAATCTCCATAGCCACCATCTCAGACGGCTACGACCTCCATGGATTCGACTCATCTGCCTCCATCGACGACTACCTCCAAGACTTCAAAACCTTCGGCTCCAAAACCATCGGAGACATCATCCGCAAACACCACACAAGTGATAGCCCCATCACTTGCATCGTCTACGACGCTTTCATGCCTTGGGCGCTCGACGTTGCCCGAGAGTTCGGTTTAGCTGCGAGTGTTTTCTTCACGCAGTCTTGTGCTGTTAACTACGTTTACTATCTTTCTTACGTAAACCATGGAAGCTTGAAGCTTCCCATTCAAGAACTGCCTTTTCTTGAGCTTCAAGATTTGCCTtcttttttctctgtttctggATCTTACCCTGCTTACTTCGAGATGGTGCTACAACAGTTCACAAACTTCGAAAAAGCTGATTTCGTGCTCGTTAATACCTTCCAAGAGTTGGATCTTCAT GAGAAGGAGTTGTTATCAAAAGTTTGTCCTGTCTTGACAATTGGTCCGAGTGTTCCATCAATGTACTTAGACCAAAGGATCAAATCAGACACAGACTACGATCTTAATCTCTTTGACTcgaaagactcttccttctgcACTAGCTGGCTCGACACTAGACCACAAGGGTCGGTAGTGTATGTAGCATTCGGAAGCATGGCTAAGTTGAACAGTGTCCAGATGGAGGAGCTTGCTTCAGCAATAAGCAACTTCAGCTTCTTGTGGGTTGTCAGAGAGTCAGAGGAGGCAACAATGCCATCAGGGTTTCTTGAGACAGTGGATAAAGACAAGAGCTTGGTCTTGAAATGGAGCCCCCAGCTTGAAGTTCTATCAAACAAAGCCATAGGTTGTTTTTTGACTCACTGTGGCTGGAACTCAACTATGGAGGCGTTGACCTTTGGGGTTCCCATGGTTGCTATGCCTCAGTGGACGGATCAACCGATGAACGCCAAGTACATACAAGATGTGTGGAAGGCTGGAGTTCGTGTGAAGATGGACGAGGAGAGTGGGATTGTTAAGAGAGAGGAGATTGATTTTAGCATTAAGGAAGTGATGGAAGGAGAGAAGAGTAAAGAGATGAAGGAGAACGCGAAAAAATGGAGAGACTTGGCTGTCAAGTCACTCAGCGAAGGAGGGTCTACAGATGTTAACATTGATACATTTGTAACAAAGGCTCTGAGCAAATAA
- the LOC106392212 gene encoding flavonol 7-O-beta-glucosyltransferase UGT74F1, with translation MEKKRGHVLAVPFPSQGHITPMRQFCKRLHSKGFKATHTLTAFIFNTVHLDPSSPISVAKISDGYDQGGFSSAGSVPEYLQNFKTFGSKTVADVIRKHQASDDPITCIVYDSFMPWALDLAREFGLYAAPFFTQSCGVNYVNYLFYVNRGSLNLPIKDLSFLEPQDLPTFVTPTGSHLAYFEMVLQQFTNFKEADFVLVNSYKELDVHEEELLSKVCPILTIGPTVPSMYLDQQIKLDNDNDLNLFDSKEAALCTAWLNTRPERSVVYIAFGSMAQLSSVQMEELASAVRSFSYLWVVRASEESKLPSGFLESVDKDKCLVLRWSPQLEVLSNKAVGCFMTHCGWNSTMEGLTLGVPMVAMPQWTDQPMNAKYIQDVWKVGVRVKAEKETGVAMREEIEFSIKEVMEGEKSKEMKKNAMKWRDLAVKSLSEGGSTDININIFASKIQTK, from the exons atggagaagaagagagggCATGTGTTAGCAGTGCCTTTCCCAAGCCAGGGACACATCACACCGATGCGCCAATTCTGCAAAAGACTTCACTCCAAAGGTTTCAAAGCCACTCACACTCTAACCGCTTTCATCTTCAACACGGTCCACCTCGACCCATCTAGCCCCATCTCCGTAGCCAAAATCTCCGACGGCTACGACCAGGGCGGCTTCTCATCAGCCGGATCAGTCCCCGAATACCTCCAGAACTTCAAAACCTTTGGCTCCAAAACCGTCGCTGACGTCATCCGCAAGCATCAGGCTAGCGACGACCCCATCACTTGTATCGTCTACGATTCTTTCATGCCTTGGGCGCTCGACCTCGCGAGGGAGTTTGGTTTATACGCGGCGCCTTTCTTCACGCAGTCTTGTGGTGTTAACTATGTGAACTATCTTTTTTACGTGAACCGTGGAAGCTTGAATCTTCCCATAAAGGATTTGAGTTTTCTTGAGCCTCAAGACTTGCCTACTTTCGTCACCCCTACTGGGTCCCACCTTGCTTACTTTGAGATGGTGCTTCAGCAGTTCACCAACTTCAAAGAGGCTGATTTCGTACTCGTTAATTCCTACAAGGAGCTCGATGTTCAT GAGGAAGAGTTGTTGTCAAAAGTTTGTCCTATATTGACAATAGGACCGACTGTTCCATCAATGTACTTAGACCAACAAATCAAATTAGACAACGATAATGATTTGAACCTCTTTGACTCCAAAGAGGCTGCCTTATGCACTGCTTGGCTCAACACAAGGCCAGAAAGGTCAGTGGTGTATATAGCGTTCGGGAGCATGGCTCAGCTGAGCAGCGTGCAGATGGAAGAGCTTGCTTCGGCCGTAAGAAGCTTCAGCTACCTGTGGGTGGTCAGAGCTTCAGAGGAGTCAAAACTCCCATCAGGGTTTCTTGAATCAGTGGATAAAGATAAGTGTTTGGTTTTGAGGTGGAGTCCTCAACTTGAAGTTCTGTCAAACAAAGCAGTCGGTTGCTTCATGACCCACTGTGGCTGGAACTCGACCATGGAAGGATTGACTCTAGGGGTTCCCATGGTGGCTATGCCTCAGTGGACCGATCAACCGATGAATGCAAAGTACATACAAGATGTGTGGAAGGTTGGGGTTCGTGTGAAGGCGGAGAAAGAGACTGGGGTTGCAATGAGAGAGGAGATTGAGTTTAGCATTAAGGAAGTGATGGAAGGAGAGAAGAGcaaagagatgaagaagaatgcAATGAAATGGAGAGACTTGGCTGTCAAGTCACTCAGTGAAGGAGGCTCTACAGATATCAATATTAACATATTTGCATCAAAGATTCAAACCAAATAA